ATTAAAGGGATTAGTACTGCCGGAAAAGCAAGGAATATAGGAGCGCAAAGGGCCAAAGGAGAGATCCTTATTTTCATTGATGATGATATTAGTATAGGAGACGATAAGGCGCTAACTAAACTAATAGAGCCTCTCATTGAGGATAAATCCATAGGCGCTACCTTTTCTGCTTTGCTTATTCCGTCAGATTCGTCGAGTTTCCAAAGGTCTTATGCAGATCAGATACCACGCTGTGAAATTCCGCCCGTAGATAAGACCACAGATGCCGGGGCAATGTCTACTCATTTTTGCGCAATAAGAAAAGATGTATTCTTTGGGGTAGGGCGATTTAATGAGAATTTAAAACGCGGCGAGGATCCGGAATTTTCCTTCCGCGCCAAAGGAAGAGAGCTTCGTTTGGTTCAGGTGGCAAACTTGATTTGTTTTCATGCTGTACCTAATAATTTAAGAGAAGTTGCGAGGCTGCACTTTAGAAACGGCGTCGCTTGTGCCTTTACCGATAAGTACTATCCGCATCTAAATATTGATGTAGATCCGCAAAGCATACTAAATCCCGTAGGAAGGCAGATTCGGCTCTTTAGGGTGGGCAGATTCGTTTGTACTTTTTTTAGGTCAATTTTTAAAGGGCAATTTTTGCTCCTCCTTGCCAAGATAAGTTATATTGCAGGTTATTTTTTAGGCTGGATAAAGAAATGAAAGTTATCTTAATTCGTCCGCCATTTCCAGAACAAAATATGGCCATTCCCGCTGAGCCCTTAGGTTTAGCTTATCTAGCTGCATATCTTAAGAAGAATTTGCAAGATATAGATCTAGCTATAATTGATGCGAAT
This window of the Candidatus Omnitrophota bacterium genome carries:
- a CDS encoding glycosyltransferase — protein: MLIIPALSIIIPSRNSSRKEMSDKLLSDISRQKIDTTIEIHQIKGISTAGKARNIGAQRAKGEILIFIDDDISIGDDKALTKLIEPLIEDKSIGATFSALLIPSDSSSFQRSYADQIPRCEIPPVDKTTDAGAMSTHFCAIRKDVFFGVGRFNENLKRGEDPEFSFRAKGRELRLVQVANLICFHAVPNNLREVARLHFRNGVACAFTDKYYPHLNIDVDPQSILNPVGRQIRLFRVGRFVCTFFRSIFKGQFLLLLAKISYIAGYFLGWIKK